The following is a genomic window from Desulfobotulus pelophilus.
CTCTGGACCTTTTTCATCCTGACCGTATGGCTTCCCGTATTCTGGGCATGGGAGACACTCTGTCTCTTATCGAAAAAGCCCAGGAGATGGTGGATGAAAAACAGGCTGCTGATCTGGAGCGTAAGCTAAGAAAAAACGAGTTTACCCTTGAAGATTTCCGGGATCAGCTGCGACAGGTTCGCAAAATGGGTCCCATAGGAGATCTTCTGAAAATGTTGCCTGGTGTGAATGAAAAGGCTCTGGGCAAAATGAACATCGATGAGAGGGAGCTGGTGAGGGTTGAGGCGATTATCAACTCCATGACGCCGGAAGAACGCAGGCGTCATGCCATCATTAACGGTTCCCGAAGAAAACGTATTGCCCGGGGCAGTGGCACCCGGGTTCAGGACGTGAATCAGCTTTTGAAAAACTACACCCAGACCATGAAAATGGTTAAAAAACTGAACAAGGGTGGTTTAAAGGGCATGCGCGGCATGCGTGGCATGCTTCCCTTCTAAAAAGATCGTTGCAAGGAGACTGAAAAAGATGGCTGTAAAAATCAGACTGACCCGGATGGGCACCAAGAAAAAACCTTTCTACCGCATTGTGGTTGCGGATTCCGAAGCCCGCCGTGATGGTCGCTTTATCGAAATCGTGGGTACTTATAATCCCCTGCGGGACCCTGCTGAAATTACAGTAAAGGATGAGCGGGTGCGTTATTGGCTTGGAGAAGGTGCCGTCCCTTCCGATACGGTGCGGAGCATCCTGAAAAAAAATGGTGTCACGGAGCCTGCTTCTGCATGACGGCTTGTGATTTGTTCTGGCCTTCCTCTGTTCCAACTTTGGTACTGCAAGGAGATGCGCGATGAAAGAGCTGATCGATTATATCGCCAAAGCTTTGGTAGATCATCCGGACCAGGTCGTGGTTTCTGAAGTTGAGGGAAATCAGACATCCGTACTGGAACTTAAGGTGGCCAAAGAAGACCTGGGGAAGGTCATTGGAAAACAGGGGCGGACGGCGCGTGCCATGCGGACTATTCTGAGTGCGGCATCGGCTAAGGTCAAAAAGCGAACTGTCCTTGAGATTATTGAATAGGTGGCGGGCGAGAAGGGTTACCGGGAAATCGGGAATCCTTTTTCGGATAAAAGGATTCCATGAAGCTTGTACGGATAGGAAAGATTGTGGGTACCCATGGTCTGGCGGGAAATCTGAAGGTGTATTCTGACGCCGCATCCCTTTCTGTATACACGGATTGTGGGCCTCTCCATATTCGGGAAAAACAAGGTGTGGAGCCGAACAGGCCCTTTCGGGCAAAGCAGGTGCATGTCCATAAGGGGCCTGTGCTTTTGTTGCGTTTTGAGGGTATTGAAAGTCATGAGGCGGCGCAGTCTCTGGTAGGCGGTGTGATTTGTGCGGACAGGGATCGTTTTCCGGAACCCGAAGAGGGATCATATTACTGGAGTGATCTTATCGGCCTTGAAGTCCGAACTCATGAAGGCGAAGTGCTGGGTCATATCCGGGGAATTATGGAAACCGGCTCCTATGATCTTCTGGATGTGGCGGGCAAGGGTCGTGAATATTTAGTTCCGGCCAATCCGGATTGGATTTGTTCTGTGCTGCCTGAAGATGGTTATCTGGTAGTGAGGCTTCCGGAAGGATTTTTGGATCTGTGAATACGGACAGGCTGTGCCGGAGTTTTGCTGCCCTGACTATTTTTCCGGAAATGTTCGATGCATTCTGGGCAACGGGAATGGTCAGACGGGCAATACAGGGAACTTACATCGAGGGAAAGGCTGTGGATCTCAGGATGTTTGCTGAAGGGGTCCACAAAACCACCGATGATAAGCCCTACGGTGGCGGGTGTGGCATGGTGATGAAGCCTGAACCGCTGATGCGGGGCATCCGGCACCTGAGGGAAGAAATTCCCGGAGCGCCAGTCGTCATCATGAGCCCTCAGGGCAAACCATTCACACAGGCTGTGGCGGAATCCCTTTCCCGGGAAAGGGGCATGATACTGGTTTGCGGGCGTTATGAGGGGATGGATGAGCGTGTTTGTATGCAGGCAGACATGGAGGTTTCCATCGGCGACTATGTCCTGACCGGTGGAGAGCTGCCAGCCATGGTAGTTATGGATGCGGTGACCCGTCTTATACCCGGTGTGCTGGGAGGAGATGAGTCTGCTGAAAAAGAGTCTTTTTCAGAAGGATTGATTGAATGTGCTCACTACACCCGCCCGCCTGAGTACGAGGGGGAACAGGTGCCTGAAGTGCTTCTTTCGGGCCATCATAAGGCCATCGAATCCTGGCGTTTGGAATCTTCCCTGAAGCGGACCTTTCTGAAGCGCCCTGACCTGATGGTTGACAGAAACTTTACCAGGGAGGAGCGTGTTCTTCTCCATAAATGGAGCCGGGAGCTTGCACGTTTTGCCGAATCCTGAACTGTATATGGCCCTTGTGCATTTTCCCGTAATTAATAAGAACGGGGAGACCATTGCATCAGCGGTAACCAATCTGGATCTTCATGATATGGCCCGTTCCTGCCGTACCTATGGTGTAAGAGGTCTGTTTGTGGTAACACCTCTGGAGGATCAGAAACGCCTCGTGGAGCGTATATCGGGCCACTGGACTGCCGGTTTGGGAGCGCGGCATAACCCGGACAGAAAAGAGGCTTTTTCGTTGATCCGGCTTAGTCATGATCTGGAAGAGGCTGTTCTGGCAGTTGAAAAAATCCATGGACAGCAACCCATTGTGGTTGTGACAACGGCAAAATTCAGTGAAAATGCCATATCTCATGAAGCTCTGAGGGAAATACTTGCCGGGGGGCAACCCTGTCTTCTGGTGTTCGGGACTGCATGGGGACTTGCAGAGTCCCTTTTGCTGTCTGCGGATAAGGTTCTTGAACCAGTCCGGGGGACGGCATCATATAATCACCTTTCGGTACGTTCCGCCGCAGCCATTCTTCTGGATCGCTTGGTTGGACATGGGCTGGAAGGAAGATAAGACAATTAACGGATGCGGAACAGAGCCGCAAAGCTGGGAGAATCAAATGAATATTATTGAAAAAATGGAACAGGAAAGCATGCGCCTTGATCTGCCTGCCTTCGGTGCGGGTGATACGGTGAATGTTCATGTTAAAATCAAGGAAGGTGACAAGCAGCGCATTCAGATTTTTAAGGGTGTGGTGATCTGTCGCAAGAGAGGCGATCTGCCTCAGGCCTCTTTTACTGTCCGCAAAATTTCCGGTGGTGTTGGAGTGGAACGCGTTTTTCCCCTGCACTCGCCCATCATAGATAAAATCGAAGTCGTGACACGTGGTCGTGTTCGCCGCGCAAAGATTTACTATCTGCGGAATCTTCGGGGTAAAGCTGCCCGTATCAAGGAAAAAGGGGCGTACTGATCTTCCCCTTCCCCTGCCGGTTCGTTCCCGCAAAAATCGGCAGGGGGGGATAGAAAGACATATGGTTACTTTTGAAACCTTATACAGACAAAAAGGTTATTCATGCATCGCAGGCGTGGATGAGGCCGGCAGGGGTCCCCTGGCCGGCCCCGTTGTTTCAGCAGCTGTTGTCCTGAAACCGGACTTTGTTCTCCCAGGGCTGAATGACTCGAAAAAGCTCAGTGAATCACGGCGGAGAAAACTGTATGCATGTATCCGGAACCAGAGTCTGGGCATTGGGGTGGGGATTGTTGGGCCGGATCGGATTGATGAGATTAATATTCATCAGGCTTCCCTTGAGTCCATGGTGCTGGCGGTGAAAAAGCTGGCTTTTGAGCCTGATTTTTTGCTGATTGACGGAAAATTCACCCTGCTCCTGCCTGTGGATCAGCAGGCTGTTGTAGGTGGTGATGGGAAATCTGCAAGCATAGCTGCTGCGTCTGTCATTGCTAAAGTTACAAGGGATGCCATGATGGAGAAGCTCGGTCAGCAGTATCCCGGCTATGGGTTTGAGTTCCATAAGGGGTACCCTACCCCGTATCACAAGGAAGCTATTGAACGTCTGGGTGTCCTGTCCATCCACCGGCGTTCGTTCAGGGGTGTGAAGGAGTTTGTTTCATGAGCGGTCGTCTTTCCCTTTTTAGGGGGCGTTCTGCAGAATCCTGTGCCTGTGTTTTCCTTGAACAGCTTGGGCTGCGTATTCTTGCCAGAAACTTCCGGAGTCGTTTCGGTGAAATTGATATCATTGCTCAGGAAGGAGATACCCTTGTCTTTACAGAGGTGAAGACCCGTGGCGTATTCTGTATGGGCTCGGCTTTTGAGGCGGTTAACCGGAGCAAACAGCAAAAAATTATCCGCACTGCCCTTTTATTTCTCAGCCGAAGCGATCTGGATGATCTTTATATTCGTTTTGACGTGATTGCCGTGGATGCCAATGGAAAATGTTCCCGTTTATGTGATGCCTTCGGTCCCGATGACGGAGATTGTTAAACCCGGTTATCTGTATGTGGTGGCCACACCCATCGGTAACCTTGGTGATATTACTTTGAGGGCCCTTCAGATCCTCGGAAGTGTGGATCGGGTGGCAGCGGAGGATACCCGGACTACGGCAAGGCTCCTTGCCCATTTTGGTATTCATAAACCTCTGATTTCACTTCATGAACATAATGAAAGTCGCAGGCTGGAAAGCATTGTGCAGGCCCTGAGGCAGGGAGAGTCTCTGGCTCTTGTTTCCGATGCGGGAACGCCAACACTTTCGGATCCTGGGTTTGTTCTGGCTCGCAGGGTGATATCCGAGGGTCTTCCCCTTGTGCCCATTCCCGGCGCATCGGCTGCCATGGCTCTGATGTCCGTTGCAGGTCTTCCAACGGATACCTTTACCTTCTGCGGATTTCCTCCAAAGAAAGCTGGGCGCAGACGCAGATGGATTGAGGGTTTTGCCGGTTCTGTTTCTCCTTTGATTTTTTATGTTTCCCCTCACAGCATTACGGGTTTTCTTGGCGAGCTGCGGGATGTTCTCGGAGACCGCCAGGCCGTTCTGGGCCGGGAAATGACGAAGATGTTTGAAGAGTTTTTGCGGGGGTCCCTGTCAGAGCTGGAAGACCGTCTTTCTGAAAGGGACCGCATCCGTGGGGAATGTTCTTTGATGGTGGCAGGTGCAGAAGAAGGTTGCTTGTCAGGCGAAATTTCTGGGGAAATCAAAGCAGAGGATGTGGATAGGGCGATTACCAAAAATCTGGCTGAAAGCCAGGTCAAACCTTCCGCACTTGCCAAAAGGCTTTCCCGTGAACTGG
Proteins encoded in this region:
- a CDS encoding ribonuclease HII, encoding MVTFETLYRQKGYSCIAGVDEAGRGPLAGPVVSAAVVLKPDFVLPGLNDSKKLSESRRRKLYACIRNQSLGIGVGIVGPDRIDEINIHQASLESMVLAVKKLAFEPDFLLIDGKFTLLLPVDQQAVVGGDGKSASIAAASVIAKVTRDAMMEKLGQQYPGYGFEFHKGYPTPYHKEAIERLGVLSIHRRSFRGVKEFVS
- a CDS encoding RNA methyltransferase, whose translation is MHVLPNPELYMALVHFPVINKNGETIASAVTNLDLHDMARSCRTYGVRGLFVVTPLEDQKRLVERISGHWTAGLGARHNPDRKEAFSLIRLSHDLEEAVLAVEKIHGQQPIVVVTTAKFSENAISHEALREILAGGQPCLLVFGTAWGLAESLLLSADKVLEPVRGTASYNHLSVRSAAAILLDRLVGHGLEGR
- a CDS encoding YraN family protein, whose amino-acid sequence is MSGRLSLFRGRSAESCACVFLEQLGLRILARNFRSRFGEIDIIAQEGDTLVFTEVKTRGVFCMGSAFEAVNRSKQQKIIRTALLFLSRSDLDDLYIRFDVIAVDANGKCSRLCDAFGPDDGDC
- the rimM gene encoding ribosome maturation factor RimM (Essential for efficient processing of 16S rRNA) — translated: MKLVRIGKIVGTHGLAGNLKVYSDAASLSVYTDCGPLHIREKQGVEPNRPFRAKQVHVHKGPVLLLRFEGIESHEAAQSLVGGVICADRDRFPEPEEGSYYWSDLIGLEVRTHEGEVLGHIRGIMETGSYDLLDVAGKGREYLVPANPDWICSVLPEDGYLVVRLPEGFLDL
- the rplS gene encoding 50S ribosomal protein L19, whose amino-acid sequence is MNIIEKMEQESMRLDLPAFGAGDTVNVHVKIKEGDKQRIQIFKGVVICRKRGDLPQASFTVRKISGGVGVERVFPLHSPIIDKIEVVTRGRVRRAKIYYLRNLRGKAARIKEKGAY
- the rpsP gene encoding 30S ribosomal protein S16; this encodes MAVKIRLTRMGTKKKPFYRIVVADSEARRDGRFIEIVGTYNPLRDPAEITVKDERVRYWLGEGAVPSDTVRSILKKNGVTEPASA
- the rsmI gene encoding 16S rRNA (cytidine(1402)-2'-O)-methyltransferase, which encodes MENVPVYVMPSVPMTEIVKPGYLYVVATPIGNLGDITLRALQILGSVDRVAAEDTRTTARLLAHFGIHKPLISLHEHNESRRLESIVQALRQGESLALVSDAGTPTLSDPGFVLARRVISEGLPLVPIPGASAAMALMSVAGLPTDTFTFCGFPPKKAGRRRRWIEGFAGSVSPLIFYVSPHSITGFLGELRDVLGDRQAVLGREMTKMFEEFLRGSLSELEDRLSERDRIRGECSLMVAGAEEGCLSGEISGEIKAEDVDRAITKNLAESQVKPSALAKRLSRELGMDRQYLYARILSVKGEDG
- a CDS encoding KH domain-containing protein, with translation MKELIDYIAKALVDHPDQVVVSEVEGNQTSVLELKVAKEDLGKVIGKQGRTARAMRTILSAASAKVKKRTVLEIIE
- the trmD gene encoding tRNA (guanosine(37)-N1)-methyltransferase TrmD produces the protein MNTDRLCRSFAALTIFPEMFDAFWATGMVRRAIQGTYIEGKAVDLRMFAEGVHKTTDDKPYGGGCGMVMKPEPLMRGIRHLREEIPGAPVVIMSPQGKPFTQAVAESLSRERGMILVCGRYEGMDERVCMQADMEVSIGDYVLTGGELPAMVVMDAVTRLIPGVLGGDESAEKESFSEGLIECAHYTRPPEYEGEQVPEVLLSGHHKAIESWRLESSLKRTFLKRPDLMVDRNFTREERVLLHKWSRELARFAES